TCAGGCAAAAGCCGCGTCCCTTCGTCGTCGCGCTTCTTGAGGCCCAGCTTGTCGAGCAGCTGGTTGGCCGCCTTCGGGTCATAGCGCGCCGAGGCCTTGGCGTAAGCCTCGACATAGAGCGGGCTATCGGGCAGCACCGTGTTGGCGTGTTCCAGCGCCAGGCCGAAATAGAGCGCCTGGTTGATCATCTCGCGCTCGATGCCCAGCGACAGAGCGCGGCGGAAATCGCGCTGGCGCAGGAGCTTGCGCCACACCGGGTCGTTGACGTTGAGGTTGGGATAGAGCGCCAGATGCGCCCCCTTGGCGGTGCGCCACAAAAGCACCCGGAAGCGGCCGCGCTTTTCGTTCTCCTTGAGGAAGGTGTAGTCCTTGAGGAAGATGTTGCGCGACTGCAGGTCGGCCTCGCCGGCACCGGCCTTGGCCGGGATCAGCTTGCCGTCCGAGGTGGAGAAGATCAGCCGGTCGAGGTAGGGCAACTGGTGCCCCTGCTTGTCGAGGCGGTGGAAGTAGGGGTTGCGCCGGCCCACGAAACGCGTGGCCGGCGGCCGCGTCACGTTCATCCAGGGCTGCAGCGTCGGCAGGTCGGGATTGTCGAACTTGTAGAGGTTGTCCTTGCGGTTGTGCAGCGCCGCCCAGTTGCGTTGCTTGGCCGCCCGGGCCTTGGCCGCCAGGTCCTCGGCCTTGGCATAACGGGCGTGGAATTGCTTGAGGTAATGGGCCGGGCGGTAGATGAAGAGCGGCGAGGCGCCGGCCAGGCGGGGCAGGAAGAAGGGATTGGGCTTGGACCAGCTGTAGCGCACCGTGGTCTGGTCGACGATCTCGAAGCGCGGTGGCTGGCCCGCTACCAGCAGCGATCGCGGCGGCCCCGAGGGCGAGAGCTGTGGATTGTTGGCGACGTCCTGCCAATAGTAGCGAAAATCCTCGCTGCTGAAGGGTTGGCCATCGGACCAGCGGTGGCCGCGGCGCAGCGAGAGCGTGAAAATGCGCCCTTCCTTGACGCTGACGGCCTTCAATAGATCAGGCTTGATAGCGAAGCTGCGATCGTAGCCGACCAGCCGGGAGTAACCATAGACCACCATCAGCCTGAGGTCCTTCGAGCGGCTGATCAGCATCCTCAGGTCGCCGCCGTGGCGGCCCGGCTGAAGGCCCTCGGCGGCCAGGTCGACGATCGCCGGCTCGGCCGGCAGGCGTTCGGCCAGCGCCGGCAGTTCGCCGCGGGCCACGGCCTCCGCCAGTGCCGGCGTCTCGATCAGCTTGGCCGCCTCAACCTCCCCCAGGGCCAGCCCCAACGCCAACAGCGCCGCCACCACCTTCTTCACCACGTTCATGCCAACAGGCTCCCTGCCTCTTGTTCGCTGACCGCCGCGCGCACGAAATGGCCGGCGCCCAGGTCGACCAAACGCGGCTGGCGCTCATCGTCGACGGTGAAGGGCGGCTGCCAGGCGCCGGGATCGGAGCAGCGCCCGGCCATCAGCGCCGTCAGGTCGAGCCGGCTGTCGGGGTCCGGCTTGGGCACGGCGCTCAGCAGCGCCTTGGTATAGGGATGCACCGGATCCTTGAACAATACCTCGCGCTCGGCCATCTCGACCAGCCGGCCGCTGCACATCACGGCGATGTGGTCGGCGATGTAATCGACCACGGCCAGATTGTGCGAAATGAACAGGTAGGTCAGCCCGAGCGAGGATTGCAGGTCCTTCAACAGGTTGAGCACCTGGGCCTGGATCGAGACGTCGAGCGCCGACACCGGCTCGTCGCAGATCAACAGATCAGGCTGTAGCGCCAAGGCCCGGGCGATGCCGATGCGCTGGCGCTGGCCGCCCGAGAAGCTGTGGGGATAGCGCCTGAGGAAGCGCACGTCGAGGCCCACCACGTCCATCAGCTCGCGCACCCGCTGGTGGCGTTCGTCCTCGTCGCCGATGCGGTGGATGACCAGGGGCTCGCTGACGATGTCGTAGACGGTCATGCGCGGATTGAGCGAGCCGAAGGGGTCCTGGAAGATGTACTGAACCTTGCGCCGGTAATCGAAGAGCCGCCGCCCCCGAAGTCCCAGCACGTCGACCGCCGTGCCGCGGTCGTTGTAGATCACTTCGCCGGCGTCGGCGCTCAGCGCCCGGATGATCATCTTGCTGGTGGTGGTCTTGCCGCAGCCCGATTCGCCCACCAATCCCAGGCACGTGCCGCGGCCGACGCTGAAGCTGACGTCGTCGACGGCGACCTGTCTGCCGCCCGGCCGCGAGCCCAGGATCGTGGCGCGGCGGGTGGTGAAGCTCTTGCTTAAGCCCCGCACCTCGAGCAGCGGCGCCCGGCGTTCCGCTTTGCCGTCCCAGGGCTCGGTGGGGGATTCACCATGGGGTTCGTCCCGACGCATCAGGGCACTGCCTTGCGAGCGGATCTCGCGGATCGGCACCAGGCGTTCGCCGGCTTTCATGTCAAAGCGCGGCACGGCATGCAGCAGCGCCTTCATGTAGGGATGCCCGGCCTGGCGGAAGACGTCGTCGCGCCGGCCCCGTTCCATGACCTCGCCCTGGTACATCACCACGATCTCGTCGGCCACATTGGCCACCACGCCCAGATCGTGGGTGATCATCAGGATGGCCATGCCAAGCTCGGCCTGAAGATCGCCGATCAGCTTGAGGATCTGGGCCTGGATGGTGACGTCGAGGGCCGTCGTCGGTTCGTCGGCGATGAGGATGGCGGGGCGGCAGATCAGCGCCATGGCGATCATGGCGCGTTGCCGCAGTCCGCCGGAAAGCTCGAAGGGGTAGCTGTGGATGGCCTGGGCCGGATCGGGAAACCCGACCAGCCCGAGGATCTCGCGGCTGCGTTGCCGGGCCGTGGCGGCGTCGACGTGGCCGTGCAACAGCAGCGCCTCGGCAATCTGGTTGCCCACCGTGTGCAACGGCGACAGCGAGGTCATGGGCTCCTGGAAGATGACCGAGATGCGGTTGCCGCGCAGCATGCGCAAGGGCCGGCCGTCGGGCTCCAGCTTGGCGATGTCGACGAAGTTGCCGGGCTTGTCGGGATCGAAGAAGAGTATCTCGCCGGCCGTGATGCGGGCCGGCTTGGGCAGAATGCCGAGAATGGCCTGCGACACCACCGTCTTGCCCGAGCCCGATTCGCCGACCAGCGCCACGGTCTTGCCCTGGGGGATGCGGAAGGAAACCCCGTCGACGGCCTTGATGATGCCCTCGGGAACGCGGAATTCGACCTTCAGGTCGCGCACCAGCAGCACGTTGCCCATCAGCCGCCCTCCGCGGCCGGGCCGGCCGGGCTCATGAGGCCGTGGCGCTGCAGATTGTCGATGGTGGAGGGGCTGAAGCTCAGGTCGCGCCGGCCGGCGGCGGCCAGGGCCTGGGCCGTGATCTCGCTGAAGCCCTCGAGCGCCGAATCGATTTTCAGCGCGCGACCGCCGCCCGCCAGCTTCAATTGCAGCCAGCCCTGTTCGCCGTCGCGCCGGGTCGAATAGTAGCGCAGGCTGAAATCCCCCAGTTCGGCCCAGGCGATTTCACGCGGCCAGGGCCCCAGAGCCCGGATACCGCTGTCGCCGACCTCATAGCGGGTGGCCTGGCGTAGCGCCGTGCGCAGTGCGAAAAGAGCAAAGAGAATGGCCATTCCCCCCAACAACATGCTGACCACCGGAATAGGTCCCGCCAACCAGAGCGGCGCCAGCGTCAATATCATCCCTGCCCCCGCCCGCAGGTAATCGGCGACCAGCGCCCTCGGGGGGTAGCGGTGTTGCGTCACCGGCCCAGACTAAACGCATCGACTGGCGAGAGCCAGTGGGCAGCGCGGTGGCCGTCGAGCGCCTCCTTGAGGTTGGCGAGAAAATCCCACAGCGCCTCGTCGTGTCGCGCGTGGTGGCTCAGGATCCCGGTCGGCTCGTCGGCGTCGGCCCGGCCGCCGCGCCGCGCCGCCAGGTGTCCGACCAGGCTCTCGAGCACCGGGCGCTGGCCCAGAAAACCGCCCCCATGCCAGGCCACCGGATCGACGTGAGTGTTGATTTCCACCAGGCCGGCCACCGGGAATTCCCGGTGGCGCGGGGCAAACCGCGAGAGGCCGCGAAAGCCAAGCTCCGGCAAGGCCGGCACCAGGGCGGCGGCGAGGCGGTTCCAGGGCGGCACGAAGAGCGGCAACAGGCGGGCGCCGAAGATCTCGCCGAGGCGGATCCGGCCACGTTCGATCTCGGCTTTGCCGGCATCGAGATCGCGATCCTCGGGAAATTCGCTTTTTTTTCCGCCCCGGCGGGCCCGGTCGCGGTGGTCGAAGCCATGCACCGCCACTTGCACCGAGGTCGGCGCCAGGCGGGCGGCCAGGGTCTCGTCGGCCCGGGCCGGCACCACGGCCAGGCAGAGCGGAACCTCGTCTCCCAGCAGCGCCAGCAGCCGGTCCAAGGCGGCACCCGGCCGCCCGGCGTCGTCGTCGCGCCACCACAGCGTGGCCCGCCGCCCGGCCGCCGCCCAGGCGTCGAGTTCGCGTTCGAGCTGGTGCCAAGGGCTCATGCCAGCCATTGCTCGAGCAGCGCGGCGGTTTTGCCGGCTCCGCCGGTGTCGACCTGGGCCCGCGCCGGCGGTCCCGCCAGGGCCCGATCGACGGCCGCCGCCAATTTGTCCGCATCGAGCTCGTCCTCGGCCACCACCTCCAGCCGGCCGCGCTCGGCCAGCAGCCGGGCCCTGAGCGTCTGTTCGGTTTCGATACCGCCGGCGTAGGGCACCACCACGGCCCGGGCCCCGGCCCTGAGCGTCTCCATCACGGTGTTGTAGCCGCCCTGGCTGATCGAAAGGCGGCAATTCATCAACAGCGTCGGGAAGTCGCCCCGGGCGCGCTCGACGATCAGGCCCGCGCCCGCCTGGCGGGCCTCGGCGGCGAGCGCGGCGAATTCCTGGTCCGCCACCTTGTAGCCCACCAGCACACGCCAGGTGGCGTCGGCGGCCCGGCTCAAGCGTCTGGCCGCGATCGCCGCCTCGAGCAAATCGAAGCCGACGGCGCCGCCGCCGGCCGAGACCACCACCTCGTCCCAGCCGGCCGCGCCCAGGCCGCCGCGCCGCCCGCTCTCGTCCACCACGTAGCCGGTGTAGGCCAAGCGCCCCTTGATGCGCGCGGTGTGGGGAAAGGTCTCGTCCAGCGCGATCAGCTCGGGATCGCCGTGCACCAGGATGCGCTCGAAGTAGCGCTCGATCAGGGACAGCATCTCGTCGTTGCGTTCGGGCTTGTGCTGGCCCACCAGGATGTCGCGCACCGAACAGGCGATCAGCGGCCGTGGCCGGGCCGCCGCGGCCTGCTCGAGCAGGGGCAAAAGCTCGAAGCGCATCTGGCGCCGGCCGAAGGGAAAGAGCTCGAAGAGCAGCGCCTGGGGGGCGATTTCCCGGTAGGCGGCCAGCAGGGCGTCGCGCCGGTGCCGGCGCCAATCGTCATCGATGGGCTGGTCGTGCTCGTCGACCAGCAGCTTGAAGTAGAGATCGGTGGCCCGGGTCGGCGGCAGTTGGTGCAGGCTGGCCTGACCGAGCTCCAGATCGGGCACCGCGTGCCCGCCCGAGACCAGCGTCACCTCGAAACGTTGGGCCAGGGCGCGGGCCAGGGTCGCGGCGCGCTTGAGATGGCCGATGCCCAACAGGTGCTGGACGTAGAAGAAGATGCGCCGCTTCATGACGCCTCGCGGAGCGCCAGGCTCGGGCCCCCGGGCCGGGGCCGGCCGTCGGCTTCGAGGGCAAAAAAGTGCATGGCTTGGCGCTCCAGCTTGAGCGGCGGCCGGCCCAGCATGGGCCAGTCGTATGCCAGCGCCATGATGGCCCGCATGACGCCCAAGTGGGTCACCGCGACGGTGGGCGGCCGGCCGGCCAGCTCGGCCAGCAATGGTCTCAGGCGATCCTGCACCTGGCGCGGGCTTTCGCCGCCCGGTGGCTGGAAGTCGAGGCCGCGATCCTCGTTGGCCGCCATCTCGGGGTGGGCGGCGCGCAGCTCGGGCAGCGTCTGGCCCTCCCACTCGCCCCAGTCCAATTCGACCAGGCGCGGCTCCAGGGCGGGGCTTTGGCCGCTGAGCAGCTCGGCCGTCTCCACGGCCCGCACCAAGGGGCTCGAGAGCCACTCGAAGGCGGCCACTTCGAGGGGTGGGCCAAGGCCCGCCAGCGCTGCCCGGCCGGCTTGCGAGAGCGGCACGTCGCGCCGCCCCTGCATGCGTCCGGCGGCGTTCCAGTCGGTGGCGCCGTGGCGCAACAGGGCCAGTTTCGTCATGCGCCCGGCCGGGCCGCGGTGATGGCGCGGTCGAGGATGTCGCCGGCCCGCTCGAGGCCGCGCTCGCGGGCCACCCGGCCGGCGGCGACGTCGCCGGCGTGGCCCCGCTTCGGGTCGTCGAGGAAATAGCGCACCGCCGCGGCGAAGGCCTCCGGGTCGTTCTCCGGCACCAACAGCGCCGTCTCGCCCTCCCAGACCACCTCGGGCACGCCGCGCACGTTGCCCGCCACCACCGGCAGGCCAGCCGCCTGGGCCTCCAGCAGCGCCATGCCGTAGGCCTCGCCGGCGGCCGGCCAGAGGTAGAGATCGCTGCTGGCATAAAGCTCCGGCAGGTCGCCCGGTTGGCGCGCCCCGGCAAAGACCACGCGGCCCTTCGCTGCCGCGTTCAGCAGGCTTTCGACCTCGTCCCGGGCCGGGCCGTCGCCGACCACCAGCAGCGTCCAGTCGCCGCCCGACAGCAGCGCTAGCGCCTGGGCCAGGCGGTGGTAGGATTCGAGCTTGTCGCCGGGCCGCATCATGGCCACCGTCAGCAGCCAGTGGCCCTCGGGCTCGAGCCCGAGCTCGGCGGCCCATTTGGCCCGGCCGGCGGCGCGGCCCGAGCGGGCCTCGGCGAAGGGCCGGGCATCGAGGAACGGCGGCAGGTGCAGGAGCATCGCCCCGGGCGCCAGCAGCGGTGCCACGCAGGCCATGTCCAGCGTGGTCAGCGAGAGCACCGCGGCGGCTTCCCCCAGCGCTGCCGCCACCGCCTGGTGGCCGAGATCCCAAGGACCGCCGGCGCGCTTGGGGGCATGGCTCGCCTCGGCCACCAGATAGGGCAGGTCGAGCTGGCGGCAGACCGCCGGGCCCAGCCAGTCCGGCGCCTTGTAATAAAGATGGTAGCTGAGCCAGGCCTCGGGCGGCTCGGGCGCCTCGCGAAAGCGTCCCACCAGGGCCGCCGCCTCGGCCTCGCCGCGGGCCTTGATGACGGCCTGGCGGGCGGCCTCGCCGCGGCCCTCGTAGCTGCGAAACTCGGAGGCCAGTTCGACCGTGTGGCCGGCCGCCTCGAGGGCCGCCATCAACAATCGGGCCATGCGCCGGTCACCCGAAGGCGTGGCGTGGTTCGGCGCTTTCAGCGGGGCATAAAAGGCGATGCGCAACGGTGGCCCTCCCTGACCCCGTCAGGCGATACGATCCTTGGGTTCCCGGCCGGCGAAGACGGCATCGAGATTGTCCAGGGCGCGAAAGCCCATGGCATCGCGGGTCTCGCGCGTGGCGCTGCCTATGTGGGGCAGCAGGAAGGTGTTCGAGAGTTCGCGGTAGGCCGGATCGATGTCAGGTTCGTTGTTGTAGACGTCGAGCCCGGCAGCCGCCAGCTTGCCCGATTTCAAGGCCTCGATCAGGGCCGTGTCGTCGATGATGGAGCCGCGCGCCGCATTGACCACGATGGCACCGTCGGGCAGCAAGGCAATCCGCTCGCGGTTGAGCAGGTGATGCGTCTCGGGCGTGGCGACGCAATGAAGGGCCAGGAAATCGCAATGCGGCAACATGTCCTCGAGTTTGCCGTGAAAGCTGGCACCGGCTTGGGTCTCGGCCTCGAGAGGCCGCAGGTCGTTGTAATGGATCTCCATGTCGAAGCCGCGGGCCCGGCGGGCCGTCACTTGGCCCACCCGGCCCATGCCGATGATGCCCAGGCGTTTGCCCGTCACTTGGCTGCCCACCATGAAGCTCGGGCTCCAGTCGCGCCATTCTCGGCTACGCACCAACCGTTCGCCCTCGGCGGCTCGGCGCGCCGCTCCCAGGATGAGCAGCATGGCGATCTCGGCCGTGGCATCGGAGAGCACCTCGGGCGTGTTGGTGACGACGATGCCGCGGGCCTTGGCGGCTTCGAGGTCGACGTGGTCGAAGCCGACGGAGAAATTGGCGATCACCCGGATGCTGTCGGGCAGGCGGGCTATCACGTCCGAGGAAAATTGCTCGGTGTGGCAGGGCACGATGCCGTCGGCGCCCGAGGCGGCGGCGATCAGTTCGTCGGCGGTGTAGAGGCGGTCATCGGGGTTGAGGCGGGGGGCATAATCGCGGCTGAGCCTGGCCTCGACGGCGTCGGGCAGCTTACGAGTTACCAGGATGGCGGGCTTGTCGCTCATGATCGCTTTCCCGAATCGGTGCCCAAAAGGCCCTATCTCTTGCGGATCGAGGTATCCCAATAATCGTACCAGACCAGCGCCAGCGAGCAGACGGATATCACCCAGAAGGGCAGGCCGCCCCAAAATCCGGCCAGCCCCGAGGAAATGCTCTCGGCCAGCCCGATAATGAAAACCGACAGTATGGCCGCTCCGACGAGGCCGGAAATCATGTCGATGCGTTGTTGCGTCATGTCTGTCCTCCTGGCGACTTCACGGCCTAATGCGCTCGGCGCCAGGGATCACGAACTGGCCGCCATCCTCGACCAGGAAGGAGCGGCGCTTCTGTACGATGCGTTCGGCCCCAGGGATGACGTATTGAAACCCCGACGCGGTCTTATCGACTGAAAATTCGGCTGGTGTCATGCTGCGTCCTCTCTATGACCCAGCGATCAGAGTAGCCGTTTGGGCAGCGGCACAGGAGTCCTTTGTACGGCCGGCAGGACCGCTGAGAGAACGGCTGCGCCCGTCTCTGGCTCCGGAGACTGCCGCGAAGCCCCCAGCCGACAACATTTGCCCTCGTTTCATAGAGTATGATGCCCCATCATCACCGGGCGGGCGGGCACGATGAAAAACTCCAACGATTGGGAAACGGCGCTGACGGGTTTGACCAACCCAGCGGAAAAACGAATTGCTGTTGCCTCGAACGATTGTCCAGAGTAATCCTGAACGCTTAACGTAGTGGTGTCGGCAGCAAGTGCGCACAATGGTGGACAATCGATCCCCAGAAAAACGAAGTGCCACCATGCGGGCCGTTCGCGGCAAGGACACGAAGCCCGAATGGATTGTGCGCCGTCTCGTTCACGGCATGGGATATCGCTACCGGCTGCACCGCAAAGACCTACCCGGAACACCAGACTTGGCCTTTCCAGGGCGTAAGAAGGCGATCTTCGTCCACGGGTGTTTTTGGCACGCGCACGGGTGCGCCATCGGCCAACCTCCGAAATCCCGGCGGGATTATCGTAGCACGTTGTCGCGACCATCGCGAACGTGACCCCTTTCCACCGGCGAGCACCTGACGCGCCTCATGATGAAACCGATGACGCCGCGCCGACGGCAGACTGGGCTTCATGGGACGGCGCTGTTCGGTGGGCGACTAGGCTGATCTCCGGCGATCTGCCGACGGCAACCAGTGGCCAAGCCCCTCAGCGCCGTGGTGACGCGCGCTTTGGCTAGGCAGACAGTGTTCTTGTCTGCGTCAAGCGGCAGAAGGGCAGCCGGATCGTTGGCGTAGCGGACATAGTAGCGGGAATTCTGGCGCGTCCGCTTTTCAGTTGCTTCCCCGATGCTTCCCGAAATACCAGCGGCTCCTGGTCACCCGGACAAGGTGACACCAAGGTGCTGGAAAATAAGGAAAAAATGGAGCGGGCGA
This is a stretch of genomic DNA from Alphaproteobacteria bacterium. It encodes these proteins:
- a CDS encoding polysaccharide deacetylase family protein translates to MSPWHQLERELDAWAAAGRRATLWWRDDDAGRPGAALDRLLALLGDEVPLCLAVVPARADETLAARLAPTSVQVAVHGFDHRDRARRGGKKSEFPEDRDLDAGKAEIERGRIRLGEIFGARLLPLFVPPWNRLAAALVPALPELGFRGLSRFAPRHREFPVAGLVEINTHVDPVAWHGGGFLGQRPVLESLVGHLAARRGGRADADEPTGILSHHARHDEALWDFLANLKEALDGHRAAHWLSPVDAFSLGR
- a CDS encoding glycosyltransferase family 4 protein, which produces MRIAFYAPLKAPNHATPSGDRRMARLLMAALEAAGHTVELASEFRSYEGRGEAARQAVIKARGEAEAAALVGRFREAPEPPEAWLSYHLYYKAPDWLGPAVCRQLDLPYLVAEASHAPKRAGGPWDLGHQAVAAALGEAAAVLSLTTLDMACVAPLLAPGAMLLHLPPFLDARPFAEARSGRAAGRAKWAAELGLEPEGHWLLTVAMMRPGDKLESYHRLAQALALLSGGDWTLLVVGDGPARDEVESLLNAAAKGRVVFAGARQPGDLPELYASSDLYLWPAAGEAYGMALLEAQAAGLPVVAGNVRGVPEVVWEGETALLVPENDPEAFAAAVRYFLDDPKRGHAGDVAAGRVARERGLERAGDILDRAITAARPGA
- a CDS encoding ABC transporter ATP-binding protein, with the translated sequence MGNVLLVRDLKVEFRVPEGIIKAVDGVSFRIPQGKTVALVGESGSGKTVVSQAILGILPKPARITAGEILFFDPDKPGNFVDIAKLEPDGRPLRMLRGNRISVIFQEPMTSLSPLHTVGNQIAEALLLHGHVDAATARQRSREILGLVGFPDPAQAIHSYPFELSGGLRQRAMIAMALICRPAILIADEPTTALDVTIQAQILKLIGDLQAELGMAILMITHDLGVVANVADEIVVMYQGEVMERGRRDDVFRQAGHPYMKALLHAVPRFDMKAGERLVPIREIRSQGSALMRRDEPHGESPTEPWDGKAERRAPLLEVRGLSKSFTTRRATILGSRPGGRQVAVDDVSFSVGRGTCLGLVGESGCGKTTTSKMIIRALSADAGEVIYNDRGTAVDVLGLRGRRLFDYRRKVQYIFQDPFGSLNPRMTVYDIVSEPLVIHRIGDEDERHQRVRELMDVVGLDVRFLRRYPHSFSGGQRQRIGIARALALQPDLLICDEPVSALDVSIQAQVLNLLKDLQSSLGLTYLFISHNLAVVDYIADHIAVMCSGRLVEMAEREVLFKDPVHPYTKALLSAVPKPDPDSRLDLTALMAGRCSDPGAWQPPFTVDDERQPRLVDLGAGHFVRAAVSEQEAGSLLA
- a CDS encoding ABC transporter substrate-binding protein, with the translated sequence MNVVKKVVAALLALGLALGEVEAAKLIETPALAEAVARGELPALAERLPAEPAIVDLAAEGLQPGRHGGDLRMLISRSKDLRLMVVYGYSRLVGYDRSFAIKPDLLKAVSVKEGRIFTLSLRRGHRWSDGQPFSSEDFRYYWQDVANNPQLSPSGPPRSLLVAGQPPRFEIVDQTTVRYSWSKPNPFFLPRLAGASPLFIYRPAHYLKQFHARYAKAEDLAAKARAAKQRNWAALHNRKDNLYKFDNPDLPTLQPWMNVTRPPATRFVGRRNPYFHRLDKQGHQLPYLDRLIFSTSDGKLIPAKAGAGEADLQSRNIFLKDYTFLKENEKRGRFRVLLWRTAKGAHLALYPNLNVNDPVWRKLLRQRDFRRALSLGIEREMINQALYFGLALEHANTVLPDSPLYVEAYAKASARYDPKAANQLLDKLGLKKRDDEGTRLLPDGRPLHIIVETAGEETEQTDVLELVRTNWAEIGIKLFTKPSQREVFRNRIFSGETVMSIWSGLENGLATPAMSPAELAPTTQQSLQWPKWGQHFETSGAAGEAPDMAAAQELAELNQAWLLAVDDPARAKIWRRMLEIHASEIFTIGMVAGVRQPVVVRADLMNLPEEGVYNWDPGAQFGLYRPDTFWYKK
- a CDS encoding histidine phosphatase family protein; its protein translation is MTKLALLRHGATDWNAAGRMQGRRDVPLSQAGRAALAGLGPPLEVAAFEWLSSPLVRAVETAELLSGQSPALEPRLVELDWGEWEGQTLPELRAAHPEMAANEDRGLDFQPPGGESPRQVQDRLRPLLAELAGRPPTVAVTHLGVMRAIMALAYDWPMLGRPPLKLERQAMHFFALEADGRPRPGGPSLALREAS
- a CDS encoding D-glycerate dehydrogenase, which gives rise to MSDKPAILVTRKLPDAVEARLSRDYAPRLNPDDRLYTADELIAAASGADGIVPCHTEQFSSDVIARLPDSIRVIANFSVGFDHVDLEAAKARGIVVTNTPEVLSDATAEIAMLLILGAARRAAEGERLVRSREWRDWSPSFMVGSQVTGKRLGIIGMGRVGQVTARRARGFDMEIHYNDLRPLEAETQAGASFHGKLEDMLPHCDFLALHCVATPETHHLLNRERIALLPDGAIVVNAARGSIIDDTALIEALKSGKLAAAGLDVYNNEPDIDPAYRELSNTFLLPHIGSATRETRDAMGFRALDNLDAVFAGREPKDRIA
- a CDS encoding glycosyltransferase, with amino-acid sequence MKRRIFFYVQHLLGIGHLKRAATLARALAQRFEVTLVSGGHAVPDLELGQASLHQLPPTRATDLYFKLLVDEHDQPIDDDWRRHRRDALLAAYREIAPQALLFELFPFGRRQMRFELLPLLEQAAAARPRPLIACSVRDILVGQHKPERNDEMLSLIERYFERILVHGDPELIALDETFPHTARIKGRLAYTGYVVDESGRRGGLGAAGWDEVVVSAGGGAVGFDLLEAAIAARRLSRAADATWRVLVGYKVADQEFAALAAEARQAGAGLIVERARGDFPTLLMNCRLSISQGGYNTVMETLRAGARAVVVPYAGGIETEQTLRARLLAERGRLEVVAEDELDADKLAAAVDRALAGPPARAQVDTGGAGKTAALLEQWLA